ACCCCAACAGTCCCAGCGGCACCATGATTCCCCCGGCGCGCGTCCGCGAAATTGCCGATGCCCTCCCCTGCCCTTTGCTGGTCGACGAAGCCTACGTCGATTTTGCTGACACGCACTGCATCTCGCTCGTCAAACAGTCCGACAAAATCTTGGTCACTCGCTCGCTCAGCAAATCTTATGCGTTGGCCGGGCTGCGGTTCGGTTACATCGTCGCCCAACCGCACATCATCAGCGAGTTGGAAAAAGTGAAAGATTCCTACAATTGCGATTCCCTCTCCATCGCCGGCGCCACGGCCGCCATCGACGATCAAGCCTGGCTGACCGCCAATCGGGCAAAAATTATTGCCACCCGAACCAAACTCACCGCCGGCATGCGGGCCCTGGGCTTTGCGACAGTCGATTCGCAAGCGAATTTCGTCTGGAACCCGCACCCCGCGCTTCCCGTGAAACCGTTGTACGAACGGCTGAAGGTGGCCAACCTGCTGGTCCGCTACATGGATTATCGCGGCTGGGGCGATGGGTTAAGAATTTCCGTCGGCACCGACGAGCAAATTGACGCCTGCCTAAGCCTGCTGAAGGGCATGGTATAGTTGCGAAGAACCTATTCCCCGTGCCGAGCCACTGTCGTTTATGCCCCGCACTGCCGTCATCGACCGCAAAACCGCCGAAACGCAAGTCCACGTTGAGTTGAACCTCGACGGCGCAGGCAACAGTGCCATTGCCACCGGTGTCGGCTTTTTCGATCACATGCTTACGCTGCTGGCCAAGCACGCGGCCTTCGATTTAAACGTCCAGGCCCAGGGTGATTTGCACGTCGATCAGCACCACACC
The sequence above is a segment of the Pirellulales bacterium genome. Coding sequences within it:
- the hisC gene encoding histidinol-phosphate transaminase, yielding MSFIRPEILAMQGYVPGEQPRKAGIIKLNTNENPYPSSPAVQRAIGRAIQAGLQKYPDPLATAFRTRAAELLSVEPNWILCGNGSDDLLTIVTRAFVGQGDCLRLPYPSYILYKTLAQLQGAEAEEVFFEKDWSLSEKFAKSRPRLKLAFLPNPNSPSGTMIPPARVREIADALPCPLLVDEAYVDFADTHCISLVKQSDKILVTRSLSKSYALAGLRFGYIVAQPHIISELEKVKDSYNCDSLSIAGATAAIDDQAWLTANRAKIIATRTKLTAGMRALGFATVDSQANFVWNPHPALPVKPLYERLKVANLLVRYMDYRGWGDGLRISVGTDEQIDACLSLLKGMV